One genomic segment of Belonocnema kinseyi isolate 2016_QV_RU_SX_M_011 chromosome 2, B_treatae_v1, whole genome shotgun sequence includes these proteins:
- the LOC117182980 gene encoding uncharacterized protein LOC117182980: MVSPRSRLDELNRSRLIGRDSSSDSIWLLAEQDPQRIWTIGKQIVILSETGHSRRKIAQILEVSQKGVRTTFERFVGNKSFSDRKRSGRPRKTTKSDDRLIKVLSKRSRLKTVPDIRAEINQTLPKPVTRQLHDVGLYGRVAAKKPLLRSFRSGSVMVCGCFCYAGVGTLVKIDLKMRKEDYHRILQRSAIPSGIDIIGEDSKDAARTLKFMEWPPQSPDANPIELLWDELDREVQKLHPTSESHLWQCLQQAWQRLRPERLQKLVERIPRI; this comes from the exons ATGGTTTCCCCTCGCTCTCGACTCGATGAGCTCAACAGGAGCAGGCTTATTGGTAGGGACAGCTCATCAGATAGCATTTGGCTGTTAGCAGAGCAGGATCCTCAGAGAATATGGACCATAGGTAAGCAG ATAGTAATTTTAAGTGAAACCGGTCATTCGCGGCGAAAAATTGCACAAATACTGGAAGTTTCACAGAAAGGAGTCCGTACAACATTTGAGAGATTCGTTGGAAACAAATCGTTTTCCGACAGGAAACGCTCGGGCCGACCGAGAAAGACGACAAAAAGTGATGATAGACTGATAAAAGTGTTAAGTAAGCGGTCCAGACTCAAAACAGTGCCAGATATCAGAGCCGAGATCAATCAAACGCTACCGAAGCCGGTCACACGTCAGTTGCATGATGTCGGTTTGTATGGACGGGTCGCTGCCAAAAAACCATTGTTGCGATCG ttTCGCAGTGGTAGTGTGATGGTATGCGGTTGTTTCTGCTACGCTGGTGTCGGCACCTTGGTAAAAATCGACTTAAAAATGCGGAAAGAAGACTATCACCGAATACTTCAGCGAAGCGCTATTCCATCTGGAATCGATATAATAGGAGAGGA TTCGAAAGATGCTGCACGCACTCTTAAATTCATGGAATGGCCACCACAGTCGCCGGATGCAAATCCCATTGAACTGTTGTGGGATGAGCTGGACAGAGAAGTGCAGAAACTGCATCCAACCAGCGAATCTCACTTGTGGCAATGTCTTCAGCAGGCTTGGCAACGATTGCGACCAGAAAGACTTCAGAAATTAGTGGAAAGAATACCCAGAATTTGA